Part of the Onthophagus taurus isolate NC chromosome 11, IU_Otau_3.0, whole genome shotgun sequence genome is shown below.
ttaacttactaaataaaaattgtgattAATCAATCTAATTTGGTGGTCTAAACATAGATGTCGCCATGAATTTCCaaattactttaaacaaattgaaaagtaaacaaataaataatatttgctatttataagaaacttttattaaattctttatttatttaataaataaattaaaataaataataattttatgaaatcaCTTTTGGCCTCTAAACATTGATATGTCACTTTTCTAAatcatattataaataaatcaaattatctaaacatttatattattattaaatattattttgttcataaccttaccttaattttaattaattttattttataattaattaacttatcaaataaaaattgttattaatcaatttaatttggtGGCCTAAACATAGATGTCGCCATAAATTTCGTTGCATCTTCTCAtcctaattattaattatttaaattaatcaataaattattaacaaattaatttttttaaaattgttttaaaaatgttctaataaacaaaatttaactaTTTATATATAGATGTCaccaaaatgatttttgaaacaatcgTGAATATAGTCGTATTTTCATGTCAGAACCGCAATTAATATAGCTGTAAATAGTAAAATGGGAATTTCTCCTCTACTCCGGAAGCTAACGCTTCCGGTGAGTTTAAAGCGATAATAAACAGTATGGAGAACGAACCTTATGTAGCTGATTGTCCCGAAATGAGTGCCTCACCCGAAGAAAGTATTGGAATCGAGCCTGAACTACCCGAGGTGATAGTAGAGATAAAAGAGGAAGTTGTAGATCAGGACTGTGTACAGGAACAAACGGGGCGAAAACGGCAAAAAGCGCCCCGAAAAGGGATACCAGTAAAAAGGGTAAAACCATCTAACACACCTGAACCAAACACGTGTAGCGAAAAGGACTTTAGGCACCTTTTAGAAACGGTTAAGTCGAAAACAGGAGGCAAGAGTGCTTCCATACAATTGTGGCAATTTTTGGTGGGGTTGTTATCTGTGCCTGAAAATAAGGAGTGCATTAGATGGACGGGTAACGGTTTGGAGTTTAAATTAGTGGATCCTGCTGAAGTAATGATGGTTTATATCAAGATTGTTATCTAAAAtgagtttatttgttttaggtggctagAAGATGGGGTTCCGTTAAAAATAGACCAAATATGAATTACGAGAAATTAAGCAGGGCTTTTAGgtattattatgaaaaaggGATCATGCAAAAAGTTTCAGGTAAAACATTATCTTTGCAATGATGAGTTTAATAAATGACAGATAATGGGGATTTTCATGTTTTCAGTTGGTACTGACttaggttaatttaaattaatgctaaaaacaatttttgataaacatgttattgatataattaaaatttaattcacaaTCTAagttgataataaatattaaagtatttGGTTTATCTAAAAAGTAACCGAGATAAAACTACTTCCGGTTTTAATATCCTATTCCACCTTGATTATTAGTCAACTTCATGGTcatttatatcaataattatttctgtaaatataattattatgtaaataataatattttgtgttttaggTGGAGTATATGTGTACAAATTCGTCTGTGACTcacaaattataataaatttaatgaacgaCCTACGTGATGATTTCatagaaatgttaaattatactCCCACAAACGGATTACCTAAGATACTATAATAGTTTTGTTATGGATATacaaagatttattaaaaaaattaaagaaaaagggtaaataaataatgttaagGTAAATAAACTTCAATATTTTAAGATCTCAAGCACCTGTTGTATAATCAAgaattgttgtttattttattgtaaagaactattttgaaaatattgaagttgtatatttttcttgtatatataaataaataatgtatggATGGGGTTTATATTTgactatataaaatataattttatgaaaaaaaatttgtagtttGAAAGAGTTGGAGAATTCCTTCACAGCACTAGGCCCCAGTGGGCCCTTTGTACATCCCCACAATTTACAATTCATTTAGGGATCAGAAAATTTCTTTAAGTCCGCAATTTTTGGCCATGGTATGCCAAAAATGGATTTCCTTAAGAACCCAAGTTTAAAGAGTCACAAACAGAGAGTCATCAAGTTGTTGATGATTGGTGAGGAGCCTCaagtcactttttgattttctcaGGAACTGAGTAGTCCTCTTCTGGTAAGGGTAGAGCAGagtatttttttgcaaagatATCTACTGCAGTCTCAACCCAACTATCGCAAAAAGCTCGATGGAAGATAGAGTTAGCGGTACAAACGATTTAGGGGACACCAGTGTCTTCGTAGCCGCACGTTTCGGCAGTCTGTCAGACAGATTACGACGTTTTTCCTAACTTTTTTGGAGTTGATGATCACATTAGCTGCTATATTCATAGCAGTTATTTCAGCCTAAGCAGTCGTGCAGTATGACACTATTGAAATGGAAAGGTGCAGATGGAAATCATGCAAGAAAATTTCCGCACCAGAGCCTCCAGCCTTCTTTGATCTATCAGTATAGATGGTCGTCTCAATGCCAAAGTGTGACCTGTTTAACAAAGTAGGTGTGCTGTAGTATGTGCGAGCTTCCCTCCTTGAAGCAAGAGGCTTACAAACAGCCTCACTCCAGAGTTCGCTCCAgactattcccatttttacAACCTGCTTATTATCTACTGATCGCAATCGCAGCAACGCCATCACGGCCACCTCCCTGATAAAAATATGTAGGGGCTGCACGTTTAGCATAGTTTCCATCGCGATCGTGGGTATCGATCTCATGGCGCCCGTAATTATAAGCAGGCCAGTCGTTGCAGTTCGTGCAGCAATCTAGCCTTAGATGCATGTTTTAATGCTGTGCACTTAACTATGGCTCCGTGGGTGTTATCACAGAAGTGTAGATCCACATTGAAACCCTCGCATTTAATCCCCAAATAGTCCCAATTGACCTTCGACATTGGATGAGTACAATCTTTTTTGGTTttgaaaaaagatttattttttaatctaaattccaattatattttaaaaacaagttAATTTATCTATCTTAAAACAtataaataactttcttaACCCATAGATCAAAACCGTATTTACATGCAATATCGgaaaaatgatgagctctaagatacgcaactttgccttcatttaaccatttctgtatctcttatgctttctgagatcccaatggtgggggtcgaatttgGATTACCTGTGTACTACCATGTACATGTATTCATGTTTCTGATAATTACATGAAGCACTCTTTTTCCCAGAGACACGGTTAAACGAATGACAAGATTATTGGCTCTCCATTCAGCTAGGAAACACATCAAGGTTAAggacatacatacatataataCTCAATGCCTAAAACTTCCATGTAACTTTTACTTGTATTTGCCAAATTTCCTCCTGGAATCCCAAGGTCAAGGTTGCACAGTTTGACCTTATTATACTAACAATAAGACGTATTGAAGAAGTACTGTAACAAATAACGAAAAACCAAAATGTGCTAAACAAGTTATTAACCCTCGCGTACCATGTAACTTATAGTGGATACATGCTAAGTGTAGGGCAAAATCCCATTGTAACCTCATGTGGATTAATTACTTACTTAGGTGTGTAACCAGACTAACTAGTAAAGGAAACATTATAAGGCAGTTTGGTACGCAAGCGGTTTAGATTCCTTTTTGTATTGATAAAATgttgcttttatttttattttatataaaatatataacaaaaaaatattttattcttaaacTAAACTTTAAATATACTTAATTATCTTCTTCACTGCTAGAATCACTACTTGAATATACAATTGTCCTTTGGTTTGGGTTTATACAAAACAAATCCTCTCCAtcattttcaagtttttcCTCAAAAATTGAAGGAATagcattattttttcttaaaaatttgatataattgTCCGTTGGAACTTTAACAATTTCCGGAAAATTTCCACCTACATCTTCGACAATAACCAACTTATTTACTTTAACCCACACGGTTTTTTGAAAACGCGaatttaaaattgctttaaaaaCGATCTCGTCTTCACCGAGAAcatcaaaaatatgatttggatttttataaattacttttacaattttttggttGTCTTTAGGTAGCTCAAATTCTTCTTGGAGAATATccagataaatatttttagttttattcattcctataaaaaataaagatttttaatacatatttaattAAGACTCAACATGCTaaccatttttatttgtaCCAAAAATTCGTTGTTCCATTCGCTTTTTTAATTgcttcataaatatttaaactttccCCGTTTCGAATTCCGTATCCTTTTTCCAAACCGTGCGGATTTGAGGGTGTTTTACAATCTTGTTTTGAATCTTTCCTTAAAACCTCATCGATTTCAACAGATGAGAAAAAAGCCACGCTTTGGGGAAGATCGTAAAGTCCTAATTTTAACGAACAAAACGATCTTGTTAACAAATTTGTTACATGCATTGCTAAAGCTGCttgatatttatatttttctggTACTAAATACCTAATTTCATCGTGAAAACTCAAACAAAACCTTGCTTTATCACCCATTATCCATCTCATACAAACTAGCattaaatgaagaaaatcaACGGCGCCACTTTGGACCACCCAATTAATTCTTGTTGGAAGAAAGCGATCGGTTTCCATTGAAGATGGTTCCAAAGCTCGACTTAACCGTGATGTTAAGAATGGTGTAACAGGTGATGGAGTACCAGCGATTTCTTCTAAACGATTAAACATAGCAGACTCAGTTCCTCCTAcccattttgattttaaaaacatgtcatcaatttttttaccatGTAGTTTCGATAATTGATGTGCCTGCCATTTTGTGTATGGAACATCAGAAAAATCATGAATATAATCACTTTTTAAATGATACGTCAGTTTTCCTTTAGTTAAAGTGAACATTTTATTAGCTTTTGATCTTGCTTCACTTTCACTCATCGATggattaaattgtttaattaatctttCAGCAAAATTTTGACCCGCGCCATAAATTCGTgcataatttattactttagcATGATCTCTTGAGATTCCAACAGCTTTTGCCGTTACACTATGCATATCAGTCCCGCTCGCTTTATCCCCACTTAAAGTCATCCACCCTAATGGAGTTGCAGCATGCATCTTATAAGTTGCATCACCGATTACAGAAGCTATCCATAATTCTTGGGAATCAACGTCAGCCCCGATTATACAATAACCGGGT
Proteins encoded:
- the LOC139432136 gene encoding probable RNA-binding protein EIF1AD, with translation MNKTKNIYLDILQEEFELPKDNQKIVKVIYKNPNHIFDVLGEDEIVFKAILNSRFQKTVWVKVNKLVIVEDVGGNFPEIVKVPTDNYIKFLRKNNAIPSIFEEKLENDGEDLFCINPNQRTIVYSSSDSSSEEDN
- the LOC111424109 gene encoding protein C-ets-2-like, giving the protein MENEPYVADCPEMSASPEESIGIEPELPEVIVEIKEEVVDQDCVQEQTGRKRQKAPRKGIPVKRVKPSNTPEPNTCSEKDFRHLLETVKSKTGGKSASIQLWQFLVGLLSVPENKECIRWTGNGLEFKLVDPAEVARRWGSVKNRPNMNYEKLSRAFRYYYEKGIMQKVSGGVYVYKFVCDSQIIINLMNDLRDDFIEMLNYTPTNGLPKIL